The following are from one region of the Sphingobium sp. MI1205 genome:
- a CDS encoding enoyl-CoA hydratase-related protein has protein sequence MTDQGRFCTLAFADGIATVTINRTDRMNSLHPAAHHELNDLFDRLPAMQEVRAVIITGAGDRAFCSGYDLKDNLETGVMEIGEAGFAGFNGRAAYPLPVIAAVNGMALGGGFELALACDFIIASTNATFGLPEPKVGWAAAGGGIQRLPRSVGMKRAMDIILTARTVGAQEAFAIGLASEVVAPEELMPTARRWAEQIVACAPIAIRCSKEIAYGSFDLPDLASALDMRHFPTLQEVMDSEDAVEGKRAFVERRPPQWTNK, from the coding sequence GTACCGACCGGATGAATTCGTTGCATCCAGCCGCGCACCATGAATTGAACGACCTGTTTGACCGGTTGCCGGCGATGCAGGAGGTGCGCGCCGTCATCATCACCGGCGCGGGCGATCGGGCCTTTTGTTCGGGCTATGACCTGAAGGACAATCTGGAAACCGGCGTCATGGAAATCGGCGAGGCTGGCTTTGCCGGCTTCAACGGGCGCGCGGCCTATCCGCTGCCGGTCATTGCCGCCGTCAACGGCATGGCATTGGGCGGGGGTTTCGAACTCGCGCTCGCCTGCGACTTCATCATCGCTTCCACCAACGCGACCTTCGGCCTGCCCGAACCCAAGGTCGGCTGGGCCGCTGCCGGCGGCGGCATCCAACGCCTGCCCCGTTCGGTGGGCATGAAGCGGGCAATGGACATCATTCTGACCGCGCGGACCGTGGGTGCGCAGGAAGCCTTCGCCATCGGCCTGGCGAGCGAGGTCGTGGCGCCCGAGGAACTGATGCCGACTGCGCGGCGCTGGGCGGAACAGATCGTGGCCTGCGCGCCGATCGCCATTCGCTGTTCAAAGGAAATCGCCTATGGCTCGTTCGATCTGCCGGACCTCGCCTCCGCGCTCGACATGCGCCATTTTCCAACTCTGCAAGAAGTGATGGACAGCGAGGACGCGGTAGAAGGCAAGCGGGCCTTTGTCGAACGACGGCCGCCGCAATGGACGAACAAATAG
- a CDS encoding limonene-1,2-epoxide hydrolase family protein has translation MMTNRDQALAFIELWSRRDLDAILAAMTDDCFYHNIPWPPLVGRDAIREGLAMFVGDAEAIDWRVLHAAETPDGAVLTERLDRFLIKGQWIEMPVMGTFELRDGLIARWRDYFDAAQFQQAMAALA, from the coding sequence ATGATGACGAATCGCGATCAGGCTCTGGCCTTCATCGAGCTTTGGAGTCGCCGCGACCTGGATGCAATCCTGGCGGCCATGACGGACGACTGCTTCTATCATAATATCCCCTGGCCGCCGCTGGTCGGGCGCGATGCGATCCGCGAGGGGCTGGCGATGTTCGTGGGCGATGCCGAAGCGATCGACTGGCGCGTCCTTCATGCCGCTGAAACGCCCGACGGCGCGGTGCTGACGGAACGGCTCGACCGTTTTCTCATCAAGGGCCAGTGGATCGAAATGCCGGTCATGGGCACGTTTGAACTGCGCGATGGCCTGATCGCCCGCTGGCGCGACTATTTCGATGCGGCCCAGTTTCAGCAGGCGATGGCGGCGTTGGCATGA
- a CDS encoding Gfo/Idh/MocA family protein: protein MTIGVGIIGVAPGRSWAALSHIPALRALPDYEIRALSTTRQESASAAAAEFGVAKAYDNHQALVNDPDVDLVVVAVKVPHHLELVTAAIEAGKHVYCEWPLGNGLAEAERMAALAREKGVIGAVGLQACSAPSFNYVRDLIAEGYVGTVLSTTLVGSGMNWGAFIDQPNAYTADKANGATLLTIPFGHTIDAVAMCLGEFTSLTATLANRRDSFTLVPDGKQMPMTAEDQMTVTGTLEGGAIAAVHYRGGVSRGTNFRWEINGTEGDIVATADAGHAQMFPLTLFGGRDGDQAVAPLAVPAKYKWAPDVPPFAENVAQAYVRLANDLRDGTSTCPTFEHAVKRHRLIDAIEKSAASGTRVTL from the coding sequence ATGACGATCGGCGTCGGAATCATCGGCGTAGCGCCGGGGCGCAGCTGGGCCGCCCTGTCCCACATTCCCGCGCTTCGGGCTCTTCCCGACTATGAGATTCGCGCGCTCAGCACGACTCGACAGGAAAGCGCGTCGGCCGCGGCTGCGGAATTCGGCGTGGCGAAGGCCTATGACAATCATCAGGCCCTGGTTAACGACCCGGACGTCGATCTGGTCGTGGTGGCGGTGAAGGTCCCCCATCATCTCGAACTCGTCACCGCCGCGATCGAGGCGGGCAAGCATGTCTATTGCGAATGGCCGCTGGGCAATGGCCTGGCCGAAGCCGAGCGCATGGCCGCCCTCGCCCGGGAAAAGGGCGTGATCGGCGCCGTCGGCCTGCAGGCCTGCTCCGCCCCCAGCTTCAACTATGTGCGCGACCTGATCGCCGAGGGCTATGTCGGCACGGTGCTGTCGACCACGCTGGTCGGTTCAGGCATGAACTGGGGCGCGTTCATCGACCAGCCCAACGCCTATACGGCGGACAAGGCAAATGGCGCGACCTTGCTGACGATTCCCTTCGGCCACACCATCGACGCGGTGGCGATGTGCCTGGGCGAGTTCACGTCGCTGACCGCCACGCTCGCCAACCGGCGCGACAGCTTCACCCTGGTTCCCGATGGCAAGCAGATGCCGATGACGGCCGAGGATCAGATGACGGTCACAGGCACGCTGGAAGGCGGCGCGATCGCCGCTGTCCATTATCGCGGCGGCGTTTCGCGCGGCACCAATTTCCGCTGGGAAATCAACGGCACGGAAGGCGATATCGTCGCCACCGCCGATGCCGGCCATGCCCAGATGTTCCCACTGACCCTGTTCGGCGGCCGCGACGGTGATCAGGCCGTGGCGCCGCTGGCGGTGCCGGCCAAATATAAGTGGGCGCCCGACGTACCACCGTTCGCGGAAAATGTGGCGCAGGCCTATGTTCGCCTCGCCAATGACCTGCGCGATGGCACGTCGACATGCCCCACTTTCGAGCATGCGGTGAAGCGGCATCGCCTGATCGACGCCATTGAAAAATCTGCAGCCAGCGGAACCCGCGTCACGCTTTAG
- a CDS encoding SDR family NAD(P)-dependent oxidoreductase: MSFLEGRVAIVTGGGRGVGRTYALKLAEHGAKVVVNDLGGDAAGGGADLTPAQEVVEEIKSRGGEAIVNGGDVSNWENAKAMVDQAVDTFGRLDILVNNAGILRDRMLVNMSEDEWDIVVKVHLKGTFAPTHHAANYWRTESKAGRQPDARVINTTSHSALYANIGQANYAAAKGGIASFSQVAARELQRIGVTVNAIAPRAETRMTAGLREWTPEQLERRDPEWIAGFVAWLASPEARAVSGRVFEVWGYGITVAESWQHGPSCEASKDPTVLGERVAKILKFARSNAGINPGEWLDP, translated from the coding sequence ATGAGTTTTCTTGAAGGGAGGGTGGCCATTGTCACCGGCGGTGGTCGTGGCGTCGGCCGCACCTACGCACTCAAGCTGGCCGAACATGGCGCGAAGGTCGTCGTCAACGACCTGGGCGGCGACGCAGCAGGCGGCGGCGCCGACCTGACGCCGGCGCAGGAAGTCGTCGAGGAAATCAAGTCGCGCGGCGGTGAAGCCATCGTGAATGGCGGCGACGTTTCCAACTGGGAAAACGCCAAGGCGATGGTCGATCAGGCCGTCGACACCTTCGGTCGTCTCGACATCCTCGTCAACAATGCCGGCATCCTGCGTGACCGCATGCTCGTCAACATGAGCGAGGATGAATGGGACATCGTCGTCAAGGTGCATCTGAAGGGCACGTTCGCGCCGACCCACCACGCCGCCAATTACTGGCGCACGGAAAGCAAGGCCGGCCGTCAGCCTGACGCCCGCGTCATCAACACGACGTCGCACTCGGCGCTCTATGCCAATATCGGCCAGGCCAACTATGCCGCGGCCAAGGGCGGCATCGCCAGCTTCAGCCAGGTCGCCGCGCGCGAGCTGCAGCGCATCGGCGTCACCGTGAACGCCATCGCGCCGCGCGCCGAAACCCGCATGACCGCTGGTCTGCGCGAATGGACGCCGGAGCAGCTGGAACGCCGCGATCCGGAATGGATTGCCGGCTTCGTCGCCTGGCTGGCCAGCCCAGAAGCCCGCGCCGTGAGCGGCCGCGTGTTCGAAGTGTGGGGCTACGGCATTACCGTCGCGGAAAGCTGGCAGCATGGCCCGAGCTGCGAAGCGTCGAAGGATCCCACGGTCCTGGGTGAACGCGTCGCCAAGATCCTGAAGTTCGCCCGGTCCAACGCCGGCATCAATCCGGGTGAATGGCTCGATCCCTGA
- a CDS encoding alkene reductase gives MSIDALFAPLTIGTLEIPNRIIMAPLTRARADENHVPTSLQAEYYAQRADAGLIISEATAVDPLGMGWYRAPGIWSDEMVHGWKGVTDAVHAKGGRIYAQLWHMGRLVLPDYIGGQLPLGPSPIAGEGETFAPRPAGDTSHFLPMKPYVVPREMTQADIDQVIEAYRAGARNAKAAGFDGAEIHGANGYIIDQFLQSKTNQRTDGYGGSVENRVRFLKEIIEAVVAEIDPSRVGLRVSPTSERKGMGDANPAALTEAIGKLAQHYGLAYIHLIEPIASGFMEKPDYPVMDHLRGVFKGTIIQNGSFDAETAGEYIASGKAEAISFGRPYIANPDLVTRFREGKPLAQANFDFAYVGEATGYTDYPTYKDDQG, from the coding sequence ATGTCCATTGATGCCCTGTTTGCGCCTCTGACCATCGGCACGCTCGAGATCCCGAACCGGATCATCATGGCGCCGCTGACGCGTGCGCGTGCCGATGAAAATCATGTCCCGACCAGCCTGCAGGCGGAATATTATGCCCAGCGCGCCGACGCGGGGCTGATCATTTCGGAAGCCACCGCCGTCGATCCGCTCGGCATGGGTTGGTATCGCGCGCCTGGCATCTGGTCGGACGAGATGGTGCATGGCTGGAAGGGCGTGACCGACGCCGTCCATGCAAAGGGTGGCCGCATCTATGCGCAGCTCTGGCACATGGGCCGCCTGGTGCTGCCCGATTATATCGGTGGCCAACTCCCCCTCGGCCCGTCCCCCATCGCCGGTGAAGGCGAAACCTTCGCGCCACGGCCGGCGGGCGACACCAGCCATTTCCTGCCGATGAAGCCCTATGTCGTGCCGCGCGAGATGACGCAGGCCGATATTGATCAGGTGATCGAAGCCTATCGCGCGGGCGCGCGCAACGCGAAGGCGGCCGGCTTCGACGGCGCAGAAATTCATGGCGCGAACGGCTACATCATCGACCAGTTCCTGCAATCCAAGACCAATCAGCGCACCGACGGCTATGGCGGCAGCGTCGAAAACCGCGTCCGCTTCCTCAAGGAAATCATCGAGGCGGTGGTCGCGGAGATCGATCCCAGCCGCGTCGGATTGCGCGTTAGCCCCACCAGCGAACGCAAGGGCATGGGCGATGCCAACCCGGCGGCGCTAACCGAAGCCATCGGAAAGCTGGCGCAGCACTATGGCTTAGCCTACATCCACCTGATCGAGCCGATCGCGTCGGGCTTTATGGAAAAGCCCGACTATCCCGTCATGGACCATCTGCGTGGCGTGTTCAAAGGCACGATCATCCAGAATGGCAGCTTCGACGCTGAAACGGCAGGCGAGTATATCGCCAGCGGCAAGGCGGAGGCGATCTCCTTCGGCCGTCCCTATATCGCCAATCCCGACCTCGTCACCCGCTTCCGCGAGGGCAAGCCGCTCGCCCAGGCGAATTTCGACTTTGCCTATGTGGGCGAGGCTACGGGTTACACCGATTATCCCACTTATAAGGATGACCAGGGTTAA
- a CDS encoding phosphotransferase, whose translation MSEGVNVPLRYQDVNARWVTEALRGTWPDVEVKDVRPGPIFGYKQNKFRIEVDYVADGNDRPRTFIVKGNFPGENDPSTGSAWAMANELRSIRDIAPLVAAPEGPKWHHISVGEEASAILMEDLTPSGAIFFDAFHTLGLGQAMGFMDAFAKMHASCWNSPMFAEGGVMGPGTLAEENRRLVNDVYFPTFFDPKNWQSYVDLPRGRALPNAFQNLDKAQKAWTNLWALLPQTAMVVVHGDEHLGNLYVTASGKPGLIDWVARPEHWPIGISYFMLCAIDVADRRKWERALLSHYLTRLAAYGAQDVPSFEEAWFIYRCATFYPVVTWLNNSGIWQPEAINTANTVRAATAALDHDAFGLLGV comes from the coding sequence GTGTCTGAAGGGGTGAACGTGCCGCTACGCTATCAGGATGTGAATGCCCGCTGGGTGACGGAAGCGTTGCGTGGGACGTGGCCCGATGTCGAGGTGAAGGACGTTCGCCCGGGACCCATTTTCGGCTATAAGCAGAATAAGTTCCGTATCGAGGTCGACTATGTGGCCGACGGCAACGATCGCCCCCGTACCTTCATCGTCAAGGGCAACTTTCCCGGTGAAAATGATCCCTCGACGGGCTCCGCATGGGCGATGGCGAATGAGCTGCGCTCCATCCGCGACATAGCCCCGCTGGTCGCCGCGCCCGAAGGGCCTAAATGGCACCATATCTCGGTGGGCGAAGAAGCTTCGGCGATCCTGATGGAGGATCTGACGCCCAGCGGCGCGATCTTCTTCGATGCGTTTCACACGCTGGGCCTGGGCCAAGCCATGGGGTTCATGGACGCCTTTGCCAAGATGCACGCCAGCTGCTGGAACAGCCCGATGTTTGCCGAAGGCGGGGTGATGGGCCCCGGTACGCTGGCAGAGGAAAACCGGCGGCTGGTGAACGACGTCTATTTTCCGACCTTCTTCGATCCGAAAAATTGGCAGTCCTATGTCGACCTGCCCCGGGGCAGGGCACTGCCCAACGCCTTCCAAAATCTCGACAAGGCGCAGAAAGCCTGGACGAACCTTTGGGCGTTACTGCCGCAGACGGCGATGGTCGTCGTTCATGGCGACGAGCATCTCGGAAATCTCTACGTCACGGCGTCGGGCAAGCCTGGCCTCATAGACTGGGTTGCCCGGCCGGAACATTGGCCGATCGGCATTTCCTATTTCATGCTGTGCGCCATCGACGTGGCCGACCGGCGGAAATGGGAGCGCGCGCTGCTGTCGCATTATCTGACGCGGCTGGCGGCTTATGGCGCGCAGGACGTGCCTTCGTTCGAGGAAGCCTGGTTCATTTATCGGTGCGCGACTTTCTATCCGGTCGTAACCTGGCTCAATAATAGCGGGATCTGGCAGCCCGAGGCGATCAACACCGCCAATACGGTCCGTGCGGCTACCGCTGCGCTGGATCATGATGCGTTCGGCTTGCTCGGCGTCTGA
- a CDS encoding zinc-dependent alcohol dehydrogenase: MRSAIFIGAGKPLAIEDRAIPHPSAHQALIRVERCGICGSDLHMTSGSPFDVPCGTALGHEYAGVVVERGTDVVDIKVGDRVTALPIAGCGQCPACLEDMPLHCTSMESLAGGYSEYTLIDTRKAIRLPDQLTFEDGALVEPLASGLRGVRRLPDLPRARVAIIGAGAIGGAAAFWARQLGAGPIAMVARSRRNEALAAAMGADAFLTVGEDLSENLVRELGGMPDIVIEAAGAAGTIQQAIELVRLGGTVLSLGGCIHADPILPAVAMYKDILLRFSVAYGSAEFRQSVEIMASGAVQPRAMIGGTIDLDALPDQFEAMRTGSHPAKLMVSPHGT, translated from the coding sequence ATGAGATCGGCAATCTTCATTGGTGCGGGCAAGCCTTTGGCGATCGAGGACCGCGCCATACCGCATCCCTCCGCCCATCAGGCGCTGATCCGGGTGGAACGCTGCGGCATTTGCGGATCTGATCTCCACATGACCAGCGGCAGCCCCTTCGATGTTCCCTGCGGAACCGCGCTTGGACATGAATATGCCGGTGTGGTGGTCGAGCGGGGCACCGACGTGGTTGACATCAAGGTCGGGGATCGCGTGACGGCCCTGCCGATCGCCGGCTGCGGCCAATGTCCGGCCTGCCTTGAGGACATGCCGCTGCATTGCACTTCCATGGAATCGCTGGCGGGCGGCTATAGCGAATATACGTTGATCGATACCCGCAAGGCGATCCGCCTGCCCGACCAGTTGACGTTCGAGGACGGGGCCCTCGTCGAGCCTCTCGCATCGGGCCTCCGCGGCGTCCGGCGATTGCCGGATCTGCCGCGGGCGCGCGTCGCGATCATCGGCGCCGGCGCCATTGGCGGTGCGGCTGCCTTCTGGGCGCGGCAATTGGGCGCCGGGCCGATCGCCATGGTCGCGCGCAGCAGGCGCAACGAAGCGCTGGCCGCCGCGATGGGCGCGGACGCTTTCCTGACGGTGGGCGAGGACCTGTCCGAAAATCTCGTCCGCGAGTTAGGCGGCATGCCCGATATTGTGATCGAGGCGGCGGGCGCGGCGGGCACGATCCAGCAGGCGATCGAACTGGTTCGCCTGGGCGGCACCGTGCTGTCGCTGGGGGGCTGCATCCATGCGGACCCGATCCTGCCTGCGGTTGCGATGTACAAGGATATCCTGCTGCGCTTCAGCGTCGCCTATGGCTCGGCCGAGTTCCGCCAGAGCGTCGAGATCATGGCGAGCGGTGCGGTGCAGCCCCGGGCCATGATCGGTGGAACGATCGACCTCGATGCTCTGCCCGACCAGTTTGAAGCCATGCGCACTGGCTCCCATCCGGCCAAGCTGATGGTAAGCCCGCACGGAACGTGA
- a CDS encoding phosphotransferase family protein yields MSTSARLLRSLNQTARRLFGPNVVYASDQEAILASLNILESRETLEADLFSNWHARLSTQLADLTSSLSLSRLAPDLGKNTEALKAQLAQPAPTAAEREAVYRDVMRDWSALVERIAGDPRLPAETRLKIVFETGQTELKRVNELCGDLLPPDVVEDTEVTPERLQRYLVDRFSDETIKIVSCRVLPGGFGKETIMFAVEGDKFNGEFVMRRDRDEPTVDNDCHRVSREFPVIRAAFDHGFPAPEALWVDTSHALLPGGDFIIMTRAPGTTGGDVHGASGKVDRSLVELLANSVAQLHSLPPLRELGALTEAIAPELWDLPLKEVTRRYIQSIRDIYLREMAVPSPATLALYGWVLDNIPDAPGRPVLLHGDIGFHNFIVDDGRLSAVVDWEFAHIGDPADDVGYVRNTVGRSLDWDEFMSIYRAAGGPELSDARIRFFQIWGHLRNLTASQLTTNCFETGKLDELKLGHVGHSMMAGFLAPIMALMEPQSA; encoded by the coding sequence TTGTCTACGTCCGCCCGTCTTTTGCGTTCCCTCAATCAGACAGCGCGTCGGCTGTTCGGCCCGAACGTGGTGTATGCGTCCGATCAGGAGGCGATTCTTGCATCGCTCAACATCCTTGAATCGCGCGAGACGCTGGAGGCTGATCTCTTTTCGAACTGGCATGCGCGCCTTTCGACCCAGTTGGCGGATCTGACGAGCAGCCTGTCGCTTTCCCGATTGGCGCCTGACCTGGGCAAGAATACCGAAGCGCTCAAGGCGCAATTGGCGCAGCCGGCTCCAACGGCTGCCGAACGTGAAGCCGTGTATCGGGACGTCATGCGCGACTGGTCGGCACTGGTCGAGCGCATCGCCGGGGATCCCCGTTTGCCGGCCGAAACCCGCCTGAAAATTGTATTTGAAACGGGACAGACCGAACTCAAGCGCGTGAACGAATTGTGCGGTGACCTGCTGCCGCCAGATGTGGTTGAGGATACCGAAGTAACCCCCGAAAGGTTGCAGCGCTATCTGGTCGATCGTTTTTCCGACGAAACGATCAAGATTGTTTCCTGTCGTGTCCTGCCCGGTGGATTCGGCAAGGAAACGATCATGTTCGCGGTCGAAGGTGACAAATTCAATGGCGAATTCGTCATGCGCCGCGACCGGGACGAACCGACGGTCGACAATGACTGCCACCGCGTCTCGCGTGAGTTCCCGGTTATCCGGGCGGCCTTCGACCATGGCTTCCCGGCGCCCGAGGCACTGTGGGTGGACACCAGCCACGCGCTTCTGCCCGGTGGCGACTTCATCATCATGACGCGCGCGCCGGGCACGACAGGCGGCGATGTGCATGGAGCGTCGGGCAAGGTGGACCGGTCGCTGGTCGAACTGCTGGCGAACAGCGTGGCCCAGCTCCATTCGCTGCCGCCGCTGCGTGAGCTTGGTGCCCTTACCGAAGCGATTGCGCCGGAGCTTTGGGACCTGCCGCTCAAGGAAGTCACGCGGCGTTATATCCAGTCGATCCGCGACATCTATCTGCGGGAGATGGCGGTGCCGTCACCCGCCACCCTGGCGCTCTATGGCTGGGTCCTTGACAATATTCCTGACGCGCCGGGTCGGCCGGTGCTGCTGCATGGAGACATCGGCTTCCACAATTTCATCGTCGATGATGGCAGGCTGAGCGCCGTGGTCGATTGGGAGTTCGCGCATATAGGCGATCCAGCTGATGATGTCGGCTATGTCCGCAATACGGTAGGCCGCTCGCTCGACTGGGACGAATTCATGAGCATCTATCGGGCAGCGGGCGGACCCGAACTGAGTGATGCGCGGATCCGCTTCTTCCAGATCTGGGGGCACCTGCGCAACCTGACCGCCAGCCAGCTGACCACCAACTGCTTTGAAACGGGCAAGCTCGACGAATTGAAGCTGGGCCATGTCGGCCATTCGATGATGGCGGGCTTCCTCGCCCCGATCATGGCTCTCATGGAGCCCCAATCCGCATAA
- a CDS encoding Rieske (2Fe-2S) protein, protein MARISLSEVPETGTRVVTVEGRNILLCRSAYGPRAMDEICPHQKLSLDGGRVRGNFIMCPHHGARFSLEDGKSLSPLTPNSLKLFPTRILGDELEIDCDAG, encoded by the coding sequence TTGGCACGCATTTCCTTGTCAGAGGTTCCCGAGACCGGCACCCGAGTCGTGACGGTCGAAGGGCGCAACATCCTGCTATGCCGCAGCGCGTATGGGCCGCGCGCCATGGACGAAATCTGTCCGCATCAGAAGCTTTCGCTGGACGGGGGGCGGGTGCGCGGCAATTTCATCATGTGTCCGCATCATGGCGCGCGCTTCAGTCTGGAGGATGGCAAATCGCTTTCGCCGCTCACGCCCAACAGCCTGAAGCTCTTTCCCACGCGGATCCTCGGGGACGAATTGGAGATTGATTGCGACGCCGGATGA
- a CDS encoding 3-oxoacyl-[acyl-carrier-protein] synthase III C-terminal domain-containing protein → MTEFGISRFGAYIPRLRLDRSIIAAAHAWMAPGLKGQAKGSRAFTSWDEDAITMGVEAARDAVGPGGLQGVGAVRLASTSLPYADLQNAAIVARALGAADGVATSDAAGSQRAGTSALLQALKGTESSLVIAADNPFAKPASTQELSFGAGAAAFVVSDQNVAARLVGSATVANVFVDHFRSAGADSDYNWEERWVRDEGYAKIVPNAVKAALDDAQLTIGDIQHFVMPSYLKGAADAVAKKLKFAGAVAGGLEDGVGYAGAAHALLMLAATLEKAAPGDRILLVGFGQGADVLIFQATDAITSARPARGVAGSIADALPTDSYLRMLSFYDGIEAEWGMRSEKSGKTALTEQYRSAGQLEGFNAGKCGKCGTVQFPQLQYCVNCHASNDQFADVPLRDEVAEVLTSTADWLSYHPAPPLWVGFVRFDSGARMLMEMVDIGKDGIDTGAKLRMVYRIKEKDRQRGYNRYFWKATPLGAA, encoded by the coding sequence ATGACTGAATTCGGTATTTCGCGCTTTGGCGCCTATATTCCTCGTCTTAGGCTGGATCGTTCGATCATCGCCGCCGCCCATGCATGGATGGCGCCGGGTCTGAAAGGCCAAGCCAAGGGCAGCCGCGCGTTCACCAGCTGGGACGAAGATGCGATCACCATGGGCGTGGAAGCCGCGCGCGACGCGGTCGGGCCGGGCGGTCTGCAGGGTGTCGGCGCGGTGCGGCTTGCCTCCACCAGCCTTCCCTATGCCGATCTTCAGAACGCGGCCATCGTGGCGCGCGCGCTCGGCGCCGCCGACGGTGTGGCGACATCTGACGCGGCCGGTTCGCAGCGGGCGGGCACGTCGGCGCTGCTGCAGGCGCTCAAGGGCACTGAATCCTCGCTGGTGATCGCCGCCGACAACCCGTTCGCCAAGCCCGCCAGCACGCAGGAGCTGAGCTTCGGCGCGGGCGCCGCCGCTTTCGTGGTGTCCGACCAGAATGTGGCCGCGCGCCTTGTCGGCTCCGCGACGGTGGCCAATGTGTTCGTCGATCATTTCCGCTCGGCCGGCGCGGACAGCGACTATAATTGGGAAGAGCGCTGGGTCCGTGACGAGGGTTATGCGAAGATCGTCCCCAACGCGGTCAAGGCCGCCCTGGACGATGCGCAACTCACCATTGGCGACATTCAGCATTTCGTGATGCCCTCTTACCTCAAGGGTGCAGCGGATGCGGTTGCAAAGAAGCTGAAGTTCGCGGGCGCCGTTGCCGGTGGGCTGGAAGATGGCGTTGGTTATGCCGGTGCGGCCCATGCGCTGCTGATGCTTGCCGCGACTCTTGAAAAAGCCGCGCCGGGCGATCGCATCCTGCTGGTGGGCTTCGGCCAGGGCGCCGACGTGCTGATCTTCCAGGCGACCGACGCAATCACCTCGGCCCGTCCGGCCCGCGGCGTTGCTGGTTCGATCGCCGACGCCCTGCCGACCGACAGCTATCTGCGGATGCTGTCCTTCTATGACGGCATCGAAGCGGAATGGGGCATGCGTTCGGAAAAGAGCGGCAAGACCGCGCTCACCGAACAATATCGCTCCGCCGGCCAGTTGGAGGGCTTCAACGCAGGCAAGTGCGGCAAGTGCGGCACCGTCCAGTTCCCGCAGCTGCAATATTGCGTCAACTGCCACGCCTCGAACGACCAGTTCGCCGACGTGCCGTTGCGCGATGAGGTTGCCGAAGTGCTGACCTCCACCGCCGACTGGCTGTCCTATCACCCCGCGCCGCCACTCTGGGTCGGCTTTGTCCGCTTCGACAGTGGCGCGCGCATGCTCATGGAAATGGTGGACATCGGCAAGGACGGGATTGATACCGGCGCCAAGTTGCGGATGGTTTACCGGATCAAGGAAAAGGATCGGCAGCGCGGTTATAACCGCTATTTCTGGAAAGCAACGCCGCTCGGCGCGGCTTGA